A portion of the Choristoneura fumiferana chromosome 6, NRCan_CFum_1, whole genome shotgun sequence genome contains these proteins:
- the Alg14 gene encoding ALG14, UDP-N-acetylglucosaminyltransferase subunit: MDTIFVAAAAIAVIAIGFILRATYLIFLIFTTNCQLQKHVALRTILCIGSGGHTTEMLRLSKKLDNLKYQPHLYILADNDTSSEIKVHKSIEKGVEYTVSRIPRSRNVKQSYITSIFSTLYSTLHTIPVVYTFKPDVIFCNGPGTCIPICVVAFVLRCLFLLDCRIIFVESICRVRTLSLSGKILQYFADIIVVQWPTLRDICFRAKYFGRLT; the protein is encoded by the coding sequence ATGGATACCATATTTGTAGCAGCAGCAGCGATAGCAGTAATAGCAATCGGTTTTATATTGAGAGCTACATATTTGATTTTTCTGATATTCACGACAAATTGTCAATTACAAAAACATGTTGCTCTCCGTACTATTTTATGTATTGGATCGGGCGGTCATACAACAGAAATGTTACGTCTATCAAAAAAACTAGATAATCTTAAGTATCAACCACATTTGTACATATTAGCTGACAATGATACTAGTAGTGAAATAAAAGTACACAAATCAATCGAAAAGGGTGTAGAGTATACTGTTAGTAGAATACCTAGAAGCAGAAATGTAAAACAATCATACATTACTTCAATATTCAGTACTTTGTATTCAACTTTGCATACCATTCCAGTTGTTTATACATTTAAACCAGATGTTATTTTTTGCAATGGCCCTGGTACTTGTATACCTATTTGTGTAGTTGCTTTTGTATTACGTTGCCTTTTCTTGTTGGATTGTAgaattatttttgttgaaaGCATTTGTAGAGTAAGAACCTTGTCATTGTCTGGTAAAATATTGCAATACTTTGCAGATATTATTGTTGTTCAATGGCCTACTTTGAGAGATATATGCTTTAGAGCTAAATATTTTGGAAGACTGACATAG